The following proteins are encoded in a genomic region of Danio rerio strain Tuebingen ecotype United States chromosome 16, GRCz12tu, whole genome shotgun sequence:
- the LOC141378344 gene encoding LOW QUALITY PROTEIN: uncharacterized protein (The sequence of the model RefSeq protein was modified relative to this genomic sequence to represent the inferred CDS: substituted 9 bases at 9 genomic stop codons) yields MYSESRVPTLLETCACGLIRDAQNNRLTKVLSCRPPRQDCLEAQGWGNYKKNSAALKVPMSTVASIIRKXKMFRTTRTLPRAARPSELSDQGKRALVREVINNHMVTLSELQHSSVARGKPYKRTTISAAIQQSGLYGRVARQKPLPAXNLPKASEGLSDHKKQNSLVXXDXNXALXCECQVLRLEKPRHHSSPGXYYPYSEAXWWQHYAEGMFFSSRN; encoded by the exons ATGTATTCAGAGAGCAGGGTTCCCACTCTCCTTGAAA CCTGCGCGTGCGgtttaattagggatgctcaaaataatcgattaacaaAAGTATTGTcttgtagacctccgagacaggattgtctcgaggcacaaggctggggaaattacaaaaaaaattctgctgctctgaaagttccaatgagcacagtggcctccatcatccgcaAGTGAAAGATGtttagaaccaccaggactcttccaagAGCTGCACGGCCATCtgagctgagtgatcaggggaaaagggccttagtcagggaggtgatcaataaccatatggtcactctgtctgagctccagcattcttctgtggcgaGAGGAAAACCTTACAAAAGGACAACCATCTCTGCAGCAATCcagcaatcaggcctgtatggtagagtggccagacagaagccactccccgcctagAATTTACCGAAGGCATCTGAAGggctctcagaccataagaaacaaaattctctggtctgatgagactaaaactgaGCTCTTTGATGTGAATGCCAGGTATTACGTTTGGAGAAacccaggcaccactcatcaccaggctaatactatccctacagtgaagcatgatggtggcagcattatgctgaggggatgtttttcagcagcaggaactga